Proteins encoded by one window of Phytohabitans houttuyneae:
- a CDS encoding DUF349 domain-containing protein, producing MSDWTAFGRVDADGTVYVKTAEGERVVGSWQAGPPEEGLAHFARRFADKVTEVNLVEARLNSGAADAAHSLASVRRLRTELAEAHVVGDIDGLCARLDKLASLAEQKAGEARAARDAARAEALARKTSLVEEAEKLAAESTGWKTAGDRLKEILDEWKTIRGVDKKTDGELWKRFAAARDSFTRRRGAHFATLDAQRKQAQGAKEELVVEAEQLAESSDWAPTAARLKDLMTQWKAAPRASKEAEQRLWERFRAAQDAFFTRRSEVFSARDAEQRGNLDRKQALLAEAEALDVDADPRAAQAKLREIQGQWHEAGRVPRESAAGLDRRLRAVDDKVRQAMESAWRRTEPSANPLLAQMREQVAEAEQRLNRARAAGDAKRIREAEKALESKRQFLKLAEQAS from the coding sequence ATGAGCGACTGGACCGCCTTCGGTCGAGTGGACGCCGATGGCACGGTGTACGTCAAGACGGCCGAAGGCGAGCGAGTGGTCGGGTCGTGGCAGGCCGGGCCGCCGGAGGAGGGATTGGCCCACTTCGCCCGCAGGTTCGCCGACAAGGTCACCGAGGTCAATCTCGTCGAGGCCCGCCTCAACTCGGGCGCCGCGGACGCGGCCCACTCCCTCGCCAGCGTGCGCCGGCTCCGCACCGAGCTGGCCGAGGCGCACGTGGTCGGTGACATCGACGGGCTGTGCGCACGCCTCGACAAGCTGGCCAGCCTGGCCGAGCAGAAGGCCGGCGAGGCCCGCGCGGCCCGCGACGCGGCCCGCGCGGAGGCGTTGGCCCGCAAGACCTCGCTCGTCGAGGAGGCGGAAAAGCTCGCCGCCGAGTCCACCGGCTGGAAGACGGCCGGCGACCGGCTCAAGGAGATCCTCGACGAGTGGAAGACGATCCGCGGCGTCGACAAGAAGACCGACGGCGAGCTGTGGAAGCGGTTCGCGGCGGCGCGTGACTCGTTCACCCGGCGGCGGGGCGCCCACTTCGCCACGCTGGACGCCCAGCGCAAGCAGGCGCAGGGCGCCAAGGAAGAGCTGGTGGTCGAGGCCGAGCAGCTGGCCGAGTCCAGCGACTGGGCGCCGACGGCCGCCCGCCTCAAGGACCTCATGACCCAGTGGAAGGCCGCGCCCCGCGCCTCGAAGGAGGCCGAGCAGCGGCTGTGGGAGAGGTTCCGGGCGGCGCAGGACGCGTTCTTCACGCGGCGCAGCGAGGTCTTCTCGGCGCGCGACGCCGAGCAGCGCGGAAACCTCGATCGCAAGCAGGCGCTGCTGGCCGAGGCGGAGGCGCTCGACGTCGACGCCGACCCGCGCGCCGCGCAGGCCAAGCTCCGCGAGATCCAGGGCCAGTGGCACGAGGCCGGCCGCGTGCCCCGCGAGTCGGCCGCCGGCCTGGACCGCCGCCTCCGCGCGGTCGACGACAAGGTCCGCCAGGCGATGGAGTCGGCGTGGCGGCGCACCGAGCCGTCCGCCAACCCGCTGCTCGCCCAGATGCGCGAGCAGGTCGCCGAGGCCGAGCAGCGCCTCAACCGCGCCCGCGCGGCCGGCGACGCCAAGCGGATCCGCGAGGCGGAGAAGGCGCTCGAGTCGAAGCGGCAGTTCCTGAAGCTGGCCGAGCAGGCGAGCTGA
- a CDS encoding PD40 domain-containing protein — MRRLVSSVVVALGLVGTGLAFPAPAMAAGKKVCTIEDSKLDELSGLVATSGGYITINDSTDSSSRKRVFYLSGKCAITKNVQYTGGGPRDTEDLAVSPDGKTLWIADTGDNPDASERRSSVALWTMPIGGGTRPVLHRVAYPGGKHHDAEALLIGAGNAPIIITKAAGKAELYSPAAALKADNETPVPLKKVGEVALPKTETDNPFGAIGRLTVTGAARAPDGSRVVLRTYADAFEYDVTDGDVVKALTTGEARATPLTNDQFGEAIAYSPDGKTFLTVSDLGNLGQDASNDMFRYTPSASKPKEPVTAGVQGGGGGDTGRSWTDDLTIGDITYMVGAIGVIGAIMVGAGVFGILRARKRMASEPPLKGGLRDTPSGSIGRQPVPGASGVAAASAPVDKAFGYDEASWDRRPGGYDDGYRSGRPDDDYQPAGTSYGPARPSSSGGGVYGGGAKKSGGSVYGGGGGNVYGGGQGRAPQEGPPPNGGGTYSSGGVYGRPPAGGMYPPDEGY, encoded by the coding sequence ATGCGTCGTTTGGTGTCCTCGGTGGTGGTTGCGCTGGGCCTCGTCGGCACTGGCCTCGCCTTCCCGGCGCCCGCAATGGCGGCTGGCAAGAAGGTCTGCACCATCGAGGACTCCAAGCTCGACGAGCTGTCGGGTCTCGTGGCCACCAGCGGTGGCTACATCACGATCAACGACAGCACCGACTCCTCCAGCCGCAAGCGCGTCTTCTACCTCAGCGGCAAGTGCGCCATCACCAAAAACGTGCAGTACACCGGGGGTGGCCCGCGCGACACCGAGGACCTCGCGGTCTCGCCCGACGGCAAGACGCTGTGGATCGCCGACACGGGTGACAACCCGGACGCCAGCGAGCGGCGCAGCAGCGTGGCGCTGTGGACGATGCCGATCGGCGGCGGGACCCGGCCGGTGCTGCACCGCGTGGCGTACCCGGGTGGCAAGCACCACGACGCCGAGGCGCTGCTCATCGGTGCCGGCAACGCGCCGATCATCATCACCAAGGCGGCGGGCAAGGCCGAGCTCTACAGCCCCGCCGCGGCGCTCAAGGCCGACAACGAGACGCCCGTGCCGCTCAAGAAGGTCGGCGAGGTGGCGCTGCCGAAGACGGAGACCGACAACCCGTTCGGCGCGATCGGCCGGCTCACGGTCACCGGCGCGGCCCGCGCGCCCGACGGCAGCCGGGTGGTGCTGCGGACCTACGCGGACGCGTTCGAGTACGACGTGACCGACGGCGACGTGGTCAAGGCGCTCACCACCGGCGAGGCGCGGGCGACCCCACTCACCAACGACCAGTTCGGCGAGGCCATTGCGTACAGCCCGGATGGCAAGACCTTCCTGACCGTCTCCGACCTGGGCAACCTCGGCCAGGACGCGAGCAACGACATGTTCCGGTACACGCCGTCCGCCAGCAAGCCGAAGGAGCCCGTCACCGCCGGGGTGCAGGGCGGTGGAGGCGGTGACACGGGCCGTTCGTGGACCGACGACCTGACGATCGGCGACATCACGTACATGGTGGGTGCCATCGGCGTGATCGGCGCGATCATGGTGGGCGCCGGCGTCTTCGGCATCCTGCGCGCGCGCAAGCGCATGGCCTCCGAGCCTCCGCTCAAGGGCGGCCTGCGCGACACCCCGTCCGGCTCGATCGGCCGCCAGCCGGTGCCCGGCGCCTCGGGCGTGGCCGCCGCGTCCGCGCCGGTCGACAAGGCGTTCGGGTACGACGAGGCGAGCTGGGACCGCAGGCCGGGCGGCTACGACGACGGCTACCGGTCGGGGCGCCCCGACGACGACTACCAGCCCGCCGGTACGTCATACGGGCCGGCCCGTCCATCGTCCTCGGGCGGCGGTGTCTACGGCGGCGGCGCCAAGAAGAGCGGCGGAAGTGTGTACGGCGGTGGCGGCGGCAACGTCTACGGCGGCGGCCAGGGCCGGGCGCCGCAGGAGGGTCCGCCCCCCAACGGCGGCGGGACCTACTCGTCGGGCGGTGTCTACGGCCGTCCACCGGCCGGCGGCATGTACCCGCCCGACGAGGGCTACTGA
- the nrdR gene encoding transcriptional regulator NrdR has translation MRCPYCRHADSRVVDSREADDGQLIRRRRACPECGKRFTTVEEAVLAVVKRSGVTEPFSRTKISGGVRKACQGRPVDEDAIALLAQKVEETVRARGAAEIPSHEVGLAILGPLRELDEVAYLRFASVYRSFESLGDFEREIASLRAAAVARDGAGRVESASRSPMPEPAVGRTQ, from the coding sequence ATGCGCTGTCCGTATTGTCGGCACGCCGACTCCCGGGTCGTCGACTCGCGCGAGGCAGACGACGGTCAGTTGATCCGCCGCCGCCGGGCCTGTCCCGAGTGTGGCAAGCGGTTCACGACCGTCGAGGAGGCGGTGTTGGCCGTCGTCAAGCGCAGCGGGGTGACCGAGCCGTTCAGCCGCACCAAGATCAGTGGCGGGGTGCGCAAGGCGTGCCAGGGGCGGCCGGTCGACGAGGACGCGATCGCGCTGCTCGCGCAGAAGGTCGAGGAGACCGTCCGGGCCCGCGGCGCCGCCGAGATCCCCAGCCACGAGGTCGGCCTGGCCATCCTTGGGCCGCTGCGCGAGCTGGACGAGGTGGCCTACCTGCGGTTTGCGAGCGTGTATCGGTCGTTTGAGTCGTTGGGCGACTTCGAGCGGGAGATCGCGTCACTGCGCGCCGCCGCGGTGGCCCGTGACGGCGCTGGGCGAGTGGAGAGCGCAAGTCGCTCTCCGATGCCTGAGCCGGCCGTCGGCCGTACCCAATAG
- the miaA gene encoding tRNA (adenosine(37)-N6)-dimethylallyltransferase MiaA, which produces MGAGVSVVAVVGPTAAGKSALGIALAHALGGEVVNADSMQLYRGMDIGTAKLTVAEREGVPHHVLDIWDVTEPASVAAYQRVARAAVDDVRARGRVPILTGGSGLYVRAVLEEFEFPGTDAELRAELEAALAAGGPAPLYERLRAADPAAAAKILPTNGRRIVRALEVIALTGAPFTASLPDPKPFYDAVQIGVDRDDLAARVEERVDVMFAAGLVAETAALAERGLRQGRTASRALGYQQVLAHLAGEYTREEARDETVRATRRFVRRQRTWFRRDPRITWLDATRPDLVDAALDLAG; this is translated from the coding sequence CTGGGAGCGGGCGTGAGCGTCGTCGCCGTCGTGGGGCCGACCGCCGCGGGCAAGTCGGCGCTCGGCATCGCGCTCGCCCACGCGCTCGGCGGCGAGGTGGTCAACGCCGACTCGATGCAGCTGTACCGCGGCATGGACATCGGCACGGCCAAGCTCACCGTTGCCGAACGCGAGGGAGTGCCGCACCACGTCCTGGACATCTGGGACGTGACCGAGCCGGCGAGCGTCGCGGCGTACCAGCGGGTGGCCCGCGCGGCCGTCGACGACGTGCGGGCGCGCGGCCGCGTGCCGATCCTGACCGGCGGCTCAGGGTTGTACGTGCGCGCGGTGCTGGAGGAGTTCGAGTTTCCGGGCACCGACGCGGAGCTGCGCGCCGAGCTCGAGGCGGCGTTGGCCGCCGGCGGGCCGGCACCGCTGTACGAGCGGCTGCGTGCCGCCGACCCCGCCGCGGCCGCGAAGATCCTGCCGACCAACGGGCGGCGCATCGTGCGGGCGCTGGAGGTGATCGCGCTGACCGGGGCGCCGTTCACCGCCTCGCTGCCGGACCCCAAGCCCTTCTACGACGCGGTGCAGATCGGCGTCGACCGCGACGACCTCGCCGCGCGGGTGGAGGAGCGGGTGGACGTGATGTTCGCCGCCGGGCTGGTCGCCGAGACCGCGGCGCTCGCTGAGCGGGGACTCAGGCAGGGGCGGACGGCGAGCCGCGCGCTCGGGTACCAGCAGGTGCTCGCCCACCTCGCCGGCGAGTACACGCGCGAGGAGGCCCGGGACGAGACCGTGCGGGCCACCCGCCGCTTCGTGCGGCGGCAGCGCACGTGGTTTCGTCGTGACCCGCGAATCACCTGGCTGGACGCCACCCGCCCGGATCTGGTCGATGCCGCGCTGGACCTTGCGGGATGA
- the lexA gene encoding transcriptional repressor LexA yields MATDERGGRQAPTQQKSAKATATAGARRRSPARSRSADAPALRAVTPVVSSFPDLVTADLTARQRRILEFIRDWVERYGYPPSVREIGEAVGLVSPSSVAYQLKELERKGFLRRDPNRPRAVDVRPPSDLVDDETARAARPTPAYVPMLGRIAAGGPILAEQAVEDVFPLPRELVGEGEVFMLQVKGDSMVEAAICDGDWVVVRQQPTANAGEIVAAMIEGEATVKTYRRKDGHVWLMPQNPAFDPIPGDDATILGRVVAVLRRVK; encoded by the coding sequence GTGGCCACCGACGAGCGAGGCGGGCGGCAAGCGCCGACCCAGCAGAAAAGCGCCAAGGCGACAGCGACGGCGGGTGCGCGGCGGCGCAGCCCGGCCCGTTCCCGGAGCGCCGACGCGCCTGCGCTGCGCGCCGTCACACCGGTGGTGAGCTCCTTCCCCGACCTTGTCACCGCCGACCTCACCGCGCGGCAGCGCCGCATCCTCGAGTTCATCCGCGACTGGGTGGAGCGCTACGGCTACCCGCCGAGCGTGCGCGAGATCGGTGAGGCCGTAGGGCTCGTCTCCCCGTCGAGCGTGGCCTACCAGCTCAAGGAGCTGGAGCGGAAGGGCTTCCTGCGCCGCGACCCCAACCGTCCCCGCGCCGTCGACGTGCGCCCGCCCAGCGACCTTGTCGACGACGAGACCGCGCGCGCGGCCCGCCCCACACCGGCCTACGTGCCGATGCTGGGCCGCATCGCCGCCGGCGGGCCGATCCTGGCCGAGCAGGCGGTGGAAGACGTCTTTCCGCTGCCGCGCGAGCTGGTCGGCGAGGGCGAGGTCTTCATGCTCCAGGTCAAGGGCGACTCGATGGTCGAGGCGGCGATCTGCGACGGCGACTGGGTGGTCGTGCGCCAGCAGCCCACGGCCAACGCGGGCGAGATCGTGGCCGCGATGATCGAGGGCGAGGCGACCGTCAAGACGTACCGCCGCAAGGACGGGCACGTGTGGCTGATGCCGCAGAACCCGGCCTTCGACCCGATCCCCGGCGACGACGCCACGATCCTCGGCCGCGTCGTGGCCGTGCTCCGGCGCGTGAAGTGA
- a CDS encoding NAD-dependent malic enzyme, whose product MPTTRLPSAGFSITIRVSVTADASAIGRLTMCVGEAGAVVTALDVVDSDHVRVTVDITCDTADSGHADQVVKALEVLPGVEVHKVSDRTFLLHLGGKIEVSSKVALRNRDELSRAYTPGVARVCLAIAENPADARRLTIKRNTVAVVTDGSAVLGLGNIGPAAALPVMEGKAALFKRFGGVDAWPVVLDTQDTDEIVRIVRAIAPAYGGINLEDIAAPRCFEIEARLRQELDIPVFHDDQHGTAIVVLAALTNALRVVGKQLADVRVVVSGAGAAGTAIMKLLLRRGVGDIIAYDRPGALHRDLDGLSESHRWLAEHTNSSGYAGNLAGAIRGADVFIGVSAPNLLTGDDIAGMAPNAIVFALANPDPEVDPREARKHAAIVATGRSDQPNQINNVLAFPGVFRGMLDAHAEEFTEEMALAAARAIADVVGEEKINPSVIVPSVFDARVSTAVAAAVRDAAPSSRG is encoded by the coding sequence GTGCCCACGACTCGCCTCCCCAGCGCCGGCTTCTCCATCACCATCCGGGTGAGCGTCACCGCCGACGCGTCCGCGATCGGGCGGCTGACGATGTGCGTCGGCGAGGCCGGCGCGGTCGTCACGGCGCTCGACGTCGTCGACTCCGACCACGTGCGGGTGACCGTCGACATCACCTGCGACACCGCTGACTCGGGCCACGCCGACCAGGTGGTCAAGGCGCTCGAGGTGCTGCCCGGTGTCGAGGTGCACAAGGTCTCCGACCGCACGTTCCTGCTGCACCTCGGCGGCAAGATCGAGGTCAGCTCGAAGGTCGCGCTCCGCAACCGTGACGAGCTCTCCCGGGCGTACACGCCGGGGGTCGCGCGCGTCTGCCTCGCCATCGCGGAAAACCCGGCCGACGCGCGCCGGCTCACCATCAAGCGCAACACCGTTGCCGTGGTCACCGACGGCAGCGCCGTGCTCGGCCTCGGCAACATCGGCCCGGCGGCCGCGCTGCCGGTGATGGAGGGCAAGGCCGCGCTGTTCAAGCGGTTCGGCGGGGTGGACGCGTGGCCGGTCGTGCTCGACACGCAGGACACCGACGAGATCGTGCGGATCGTGCGGGCGATCGCCCCGGCGTACGGGGGCATCAACCTGGAGGACATCGCCGCGCCGCGGTGCTTCGAGATCGAGGCGCGGCTGCGGCAGGAGCTGGACATCCCGGTGTTCCACGACGACCAGCACGGCACCGCGATCGTGGTGCTGGCCGCCCTGACGAACGCGCTGCGCGTCGTGGGCAAGCAGCTCGCGGACGTCCGGGTGGTCGTCTCCGGGGCGGGGGCCGCGGGCACGGCCATCATGAAGCTGCTGCTGCGGCGGGGAGTGGGCGACATCATCGCGTACGACCGGCCGGGTGCGCTGCACCGCGACCTCGACGGGCTGAGCGAGAGCCACCGGTGGCTGGCCGAGCACACCAACTCCAGCGGGTACGCGGGCAACCTGGCCGGCGCGATCCGCGGCGCGGACGTCTTCATCGGCGTGAGCGCGCCCAACCTGCTGACCGGTGACGACATCGCGGGGATGGCGCCGAACGCGATCGTGTTCGCGCTCGCCAACCCCGACCCCGAGGTCGACCCGCGCGAGGCCCGCAAGCACGCGGCGATAGTGGCGACCGGCCGCTCCGACCAGCCCAACCAGATCAACAACGTGCTCGCCTTCCCCGGCGTCTTCCGCGGCATGCTGGACGCCCACGCGGAAGAGTTCACCGAGGAGATGGCCCTGGCCGCCGCACGGGCGATAGCCGACGTGGTGGGCGAGGAAAAGATCAACCCGAGCGTGATCGTCCCCAGCGTCTTCGACGCGCGGGTCTCCACCGCGGTGGCCGCGGCCGTCCGCGACGCCGCCCCGTCCTCTCGCGGTTGA
- a CDS encoding LysM peptidoglycan-binding domain-containing protein has product MHTMEAQVAMGARGMSRTRAVPSAPAVPGLLELATAAGVVPTRSSTRAARPRLRLTRRGRVVIFAFFLLLAALAVTLAATASRAADPSGPAATTVVQQGDTLWSIADRHHLKGETRVVIEEIRRLNALEGYTVYAGQELKLPG; this is encoded by the coding sequence ATGCACACGATGGAAGCACAGGTCGCGATGGGTGCCCGCGGCATGAGCCGCACCCGGGCCGTGCCGAGCGCGCCAGCCGTGCCCGGCCTGCTGGAGCTGGCGACCGCGGCCGGTGTGGTGCCCACCCGCTCCAGCACCCGTGCCGCCCGGCCGAGGCTGCGGCTCACCCGGCGGGGGCGGGTCGTCATCTTCGCGTTCTTCCTCCTGCTTGCCGCGCTGGCGGTCACGCTCGCCGCCACCGCCTCCCGTGCCGCGGACCCGTCCGGCCCCGCCGCGACGACGGTCGTGCAGCAGGGCGACACGCTCTGGTCGATCGCCGACCGCCACCACCTCAAAGGCGAGACGCGGGTGGTGATCGAGGAGATCCGCCGGCTCAACGCGCTGGAGGGCTACACGGTCTACGCCGGTCAGGAGCTCAAGCTCCCCGGCTGA
- the dapF gene encoding diaminopimelate epimerase: MRFLKGHGTGNDFVILPEGTPELTPEFVAAVCDRRRGIGGDGVLRVARSSLPGVEWFMDYWNADGSLAEMCGNGVRVFARYLAAAGLAAGTVPIETRAGVVRAVIGEETISVDMGLPKVYGDSSARVGGLELPGVAVDCGNPHLVCALPAGLPLDSLDLHVPPGHDEEFYPSGVNVEFYVPVDEAHVRMRVHERGSGETLSCGTGAVAVAAVALAASGRDTGAVTVDVPGGRLTVTFDGAECHLAGPAVIVASGDLLQ, from the coding sequence GTGCGATTCCTGAAGGGCCACGGCACCGGCAACGACTTCGTCATCCTGCCGGAGGGCACGCCCGAGCTGACGCCCGAGTTCGTGGCCGCGGTCTGCGACCGGCGGCGCGGCATCGGCGGTGACGGCGTGCTGCGCGTCGCGCGGTCGTCGCTGCCCGGCGTCGAGTGGTTCATGGACTACTGGAACGCCGACGGTTCGCTCGCCGAGATGTGCGGCAACGGCGTCCGCGTCTTCGCGCGCTATCTCGCCGCCGCCGGCCTCGCGGCCGGCACGGTGCCGATCGAAACCCGGGCCGGCGTCGTGCGCGCGGTGATCGGTGAGGAGACCATCAGCGTCGACATGGGCCTCCCCAAGGTGTACGGGGACAGCAGCGCCCGGGTCGGCGGACTGGAGCTGCCCGGCGTGGCGGTCGACTGCGGCAACCCTCACCTCGTGTGCGCGCTCCCCGCCGGCCTGCCGCTGGACTCGCTCGACCTGCACGTGCCGCCGGGACACGACGAGGAGTTCTACCCGTCCGGGGTCAACGTCGAGTTCTACGTTCCCGTGGATGAGGCGCACGTCCGGATGCGGGTGCACGAGCGCGGCTCGGGGGAGACCCTGTCGTGCGGCACCGGAGCGGTGGCCGTGGCGGCCGTCGCGCTCGCCGCTTCCGGACGGGATACCGGGGCCGTGACCGTCGACGTGCCGGGTGGGCGGCTGACGGTGACGTTCGACGGTGCGGAGTGCCACCTCGCCGGACCCGCGGTGATCGTGGCTTCGGGCGACCTTTTGCAGTGA
- a CDS encoding TetR/AcrR family transcriptional regulator, giving the protein MVADDTKARIRAVAMELFTAQGYEQTSLREIADRVGMTKASLYYHYPSKQALLIALIEPLVEEWRREVEAAEQEPNDPASVRVALGRILDTMIRHRDACAIVMRDTPALASVKPILQEMVQVGTRLHTWLAGPHPTEIDRIKAVAASEVLGGAVSSVVTIAEVSPIVLRQTLLDCAMGVLGMKLPPEPSAPVASQRVPVNQRA; this is encoded by the coding sequence GTGGTCGCAGATGACACCAAGGCCCGGATCCGTGCCGTGGCGATGGAGCTGTTCACCGCACAGGGATACGAGCAGACGAGCCTGCGTGAGATCGCCGACCGGGTCGGCATGACCAAGGCCTCGCTCTACTACCACTACCCGTCGAAGCAGGCGCTGCTGATCGCGCTGATCGAGCCGCTCGTGGAAGAGTGGCGGCGCGAGGTGGAGGCGGCGGAGCAGGAGCCGAACGACCCGGCGAGCGTGCGCGTCGCGCTCGGCCGCATCCTCGACACGATGATCCGCCACCGCGACGCGTGCGCGATCGTCATGCGCGACACCCCGGCGCTCGCCTCGGTCAAGCCGATCCTCCAGGAGATGGTCCAGGTCGGCACGCGACTGCACACCTGGCTGGCCGGCCCCCACCCGACCGAGATCGACCGGATCAAGGCCGTCGCCGCCTCCGAGGTCCTCGGCGGCGCCGTCTCGTCGGTGGTGACGATCGCCGAGGTCTCACCGATCGTCCTGCGCCAGACGCTGCTCGACTGCGCGATGGGCGTGCTCGGCATGAAGCTGCCGCCCGAGCCCTCCGCCCCCGTGGCCAGCCAGCGCGTCCCGGTAAACCAGCGCGCCTGA
- a CDS encoding alpha/beta hydrolase, translated as MRPSAGACSSPPAAGRASPACRCRSSSLTATRDASVPLSSAVATRDAIRGARLVAVDRRTHVPLLSGQASECTRAAVTDYLWPGACPPPTCPADPVDGC; from the coding sequence ATCCGGCCAAGCGCAGGGGCGTGCTCGTCACCACCGGCGGCGGGCCGGGCGAGCCCGGCGTGCCGCTGCCGCTCCAGCTCGCTCACGGCCACGCGGGACGCCTCGGTGCCGCTGTCCAGCGCGGTGGCCACCCGCGACGCCATCCGCGGTGCCCGGCTCGTCGCCGTCGACCGCCGGACGCACGTCCCGCTGCTGAGCGGCCAGGCGAGCGAGTGCACGCGCGCGGCGGTCACCGACTACCTGTGGCCGGGCGCCTGCCCGCCGCCGACCTGCCCTGCTGACCCCGTCGACGGGTGCTGA
- the hflX gene encoding GTPase HflX codes for MEGRTNRTLTRETSLQDVVLMSEDATTGELELEDRNALRRVAGLSTELADVTEVEYRQLRLERVVLVGVWTEGSVTDAENSLTELAALAETAGSQVLEGVIQRRGRPDPATYIGRGKVDELGSVVESSGADTVICDGELSPSQLRNLEQRTKVKVIDRTALILDIFAQHAKSKEGKAQVELAQLEYLLPRLRGWGEALSRQSGGSGRGGGAGGGVGLRGPGETKLETDRRRIRTRISRLRREIKGMRTVRQTMRASRARNSIPAIVIAGYTNAGKSSLLNRLTGAGVLVEDALFATLDPTTRRAETPDGRVYTLSDTVGFVRHLPHQIVEAFRSTLEEVAEADLVVHVVDGAHPDPEEQVRAVREVLAEVGADTVPELLAVNKIDAADEETLLRLKRTWPDAIFVSARTGRAIDDLRAAIEARLPVPAVELSVVVPYERGELVARIHRRGEVLSASHTDRGTELHVRVDQALAAELAPFVHAE; via the coding sequence ATGGAAGGCCGGACCAATCGGACACTCACCAGGGAGACCAGCTTGCAGGACGTCGTTCTCATGAGCGAAGACGCCACGACCGGCGAGCTGGAGCTTGAGGACCGAAACGCACTGCGCCGTGTCGCCGGCCTTTCGACCGAGCTCGCCGACGTCACCGAGGTGGAGTACCGGCAGCTGCGACTCGAGCGCGTAGTGCTGGTCGGCGTGTGGACCGAGGGCTCGGTCACCGACGCGGAAAACTCGCTCACCGAGCTTGCCGCGCTCGCCGAGACCGCCGGCTCGCAGGTGCTCGAAGGGGTCATCCAGCGGCGCGGCCGCCCAGACCCCGCCACCTACATCGGCCGGGGCAAGGTCGACGAGCTGGGCTCCGTGGTCGAGTCGAGCGGCGCCGACACGGTGATCTGCGACGGCGAGCTCTCCCCGTCCCAGCTGCGCAACCTTGAGCAGCGCACCAAGGTCAAGGTGATCGACCGCACCGCGCTGATCCTCGACATCTTCGCCCAGCACGCCAAGAGCAAGGAGGGCAAGGCGCAGGTCGAGCTCGCCCAGCTTGAGTACCTGCTTCCCCGCCTGCGCGGTTGGGGTGAGGCGCTGTCCCGCCAGAGCGGCGGCAGCGGCCGTGGCGGCGGGGCCGGCGGTGGCGTGGGCCTGCGCGGTCCCGGTGAGACCAAGCTCGAGACCGACCGCCGGCGCATCCGCACCCGCATCTCGCGTCTGCGGCGTGAGATCAAGGGCATGCGCACGGTGCGGCAGACGATGCGCGCCAGCCGCGCCCGCAACTCGATCCCCGCGATCGTCATCGCCGGATACACAAACGCGGGCAAGTCGAGCCTGCTCAACCGGCTGACCGGTGCGGGCGTGCTGGTCGAGGACGCACTCTTCGCCACGCTCGACCCGACCACGCGGCGGGCCGAGACGCCCGACGGGCGGGTCTACACGCTCTCCGACACGGTCGGGTTCGTGCGGCACCTGCCGCACCAGATCGTCGAGGCGTTCCGCTCCACGCTGGAAGAGGTGGCCGAGGCCGACCTCGTCGTGCACGTGGTCGACGGGGCACACCCCGACCCCGAGGAGCAGGTGCGGGCGGTGCGTGAGGTGCTCGCCGAGGTGGGTGCCGACACGGTGCCCGAGCTGCTGGCGGTCAACAAGATCGACGCGGCCGACGAGGAGACGCTGCTGCGCCTCAAGCGCACGTGGCCGGACGCCATCTTCGTCTCCGCGCGCACCGGTCGGGCCATCGACGACCTTCGCGCTGCGATCGAGGCGCGGCTGCCGGTGCCGGCGGTCGAGCTGTCGGTCGTCGTGCCGTACGAGCGGGGAGAGCTCGTGGCCCGCATCCATCGACGGGGTGAGGTGCTCTCGGCGAGCCACACCGACCGCGGCACGGAGCTGCACGTGCGGGTCGACCAGGCACTCGCTGCGGAGTTGGCGCCGTTCGTGCACGCTGAGTGA